A genomic window from Alkalihalobacillus sp. AL-G includes:
- a CDS encoding enoyl-CoA hydratase/isomerase family protein, with protein sequence MTSVYTTNDHFLSPTQPEDADFEKVIYEKKDGVATVTINRPEVYNCLNFQTLREMTRAFELASWDDEIGVVVLTGAGDKAFCTGADMKEQNNEILDRPRNYWKWMGAFIEAHEKLKNIGKPTIARLNGITVGGGNEFNINCDLAVMADHGYIKQVGNSHGSVAAGGATQWLPLIVGDRRAREILWLNEEITPDKALEWGLVNEVVPAHELDDAVDRLAKKLLNKLPECVRYTKEQTNFWRNLSFNMTVQHARDWLSVHTGSYETYESMRAFSEKRKPDYEKIRARAASGGSSEHLWGAPMLECDQCGTKDIPEYFNHCGVCGAPINK encoded by the coding sequence ATGACAAGTGTTTACACAACAAATGACCACTTTCTAAGCCCAACACAACCGGAGGATGCGGACTTTGAAAAGGTAATCTATGAGAAAAAGGATGGAGTCGCTACTGTAACAATTAATAGGCCAGAGGTTTACAATTGCCTCAACTTTCAAACCTTGAGAGAAATGACAAGAGCATTTGAATTGGCTTCTTGGGATGATGAAATTGGGGTAGTTGTTCTAACCGGTGCAGGGGACAAGGCGTTTTGTACGGGTGCAGATATGAAGGAGCAAAACAATGAAATTCTCGATCGTCCACGGAACTATTGGAAATGGATGGGGGCTTTTATTGAAGCACATGAAAAGTTAAAGAACATCGGGAAGCCGACAATTGCTAGACTAAATGGAATTACTGTAGGTGGGGGCAATGAATTCAATATAAACTGTGACCTCGCAGTCATGGCGGACCATGGTTATATTAAACAAGTTGGAAATTCCCATGGAAGCGTGGCGGCTGGCGGTGCAACTCAATGGTTGCCATTGATTGTCGGCGACCGTAGAGCAAGAGAAATTCTTTGGTTAAATGAAGAAATCACCCCGGATAAAGCGTTGGAATGGGGGCTTGTCAATGAGGTTGTTCCAGCCCATGAGCTTGATGACGCAGTTGATAGGTTAGCAAAAAAGTTGCTTAACAAGCTACCAGAATGTGTAAGGTACACGAAAGAGCAGACAAACTTCTGGAGAAACCTGTCTTTCAACATGACTGTCCAACATGCACGTGATTGGCTTTCAGTGCATACCGGGTCGTACGAGACCTACGAATCAATGAGAGCCTTCAGCGAAAAGAGAAAACCGGATTACGAAAAGATCCGAGCTCGCGCAGCATCAGGAGGATCTTCGGAACATTTATGGGGAGCGCCAATGCTTGAGTGTGATCAATGTGGGACAAAGGATATCCCAGAGTACTTTAATCACTGTGGAGTGTGCGGTGCACCAATAAATAAGTAA
- a CDS encoding TIGR00366 family protein, whose translation MKLSRSEAVANWYSRYFPDALIFALILTVLAMVLGVVFTDSSIVGVLDYWFEGIPWLFTFAFQLMFTYAAALVLVDTPVVQKYIRKLANVVKTPMAAYLWTGILGAVTSFIGWYIGPVVTAIFARSLGQQIKGVDYRLISAIAYSSFTISLTGISGSIPLFVATEGQFTELMGGLIGLEQTTFSPLNIISCILVVGITTLVFYFIAKNKKEIVTYHDLAINPQEEIAASAEPLAEEEPDQPTGHKSFAEKINTYRPIILVLGLIGLGYLFVYFTKNGLDGLNLNSVAFIALVMGLLVQKDAMSYAKSFSKNLVATGSIGLQFPLYGGIASILVGTGLATILTEAIVSFSTEATFPTLTFLMSGAINMFVPSAGSQFTATAPFLIPAGEALNVDIQRTVMAITYGDIWTNLIQPFWALLYFPILAVGTRLQVRDFMGYCLPILLAVGLIWIICLSVLPV comes from the coding sequence ATGAAACTTTCTCGTTCAGAGGCTGTTGCTAATTGGTACAGCAGGTATTTTCCTGACGCGTTGATTTTTGCATTGATTTTAACAGTGTTAGCAATGGTATTAGGGGTTGTCTTTACAGATAGTTCGATTGTCGGTGTATTGGATTATTGGTTTGAAGGTATTCCATGGTTATTCACGTTTGCATTCCAGTTGATGTTTACGTATGCAGCTGCATTAGTATTAGTTGATACTCCTGTTGTACAAAAGTACATTCGTAAATTGGCGAATGTAGTTAAAACACCGATGGCTGCGTATTTATGGACAGGAATTTTAGGGGCAGTTACATCTTTTATCGGCTGGTATATCGGGCCGGTTGTGACCGCAATCTTTGCTAGATCACTTGGACAGCAGATCAAGGGTGTCGATTATCGGCTCATTTCAGCAATCGCATATTCATCATTCACCATTTCACTTACAGGAATATCAGGCTCAATCCCTCTATTTGTTGCTACTGAAGGTCAGTTCACCGAATTGATGGGCGGATTGATAGGACTTGAACAAACGACATTCTCTCCTCTGAATATCATCTCATGTATTTTAGTTGTCGGTATTACCACTCTCGTATTTTACTTTATCGCAAAAAATAAAAAAGAAATTGTCACTTACCACGATTTAGCAATCAACCCTCAGGAAGAAATAGCTGCGAGTGCTGAGCCATTAGCTGAAGAAGAACCGGATCAGCCAACTGGACATAAGTCATTTGCAGAAAAAATAAACACATATAGACCGATCATATTAGTCCTCGGCTTAATTGGTTTGGGTTACCTCTTCGTTTATTTTACTAAAAATGGTTTAGACGGGTTAAATCTTAACTCGGTTGCATTTATCGCTCTTGTAATGGGCTTGCTCGTCCAAAAAGATGCGATGAGCTATGCAAAATCTTTTTCGAAAAACCTGGTCGCCACTGGATCAATCGGATTACAGTTTCCGCTTTATGGCGGAATTGCATCGATACTGGTTGGCACGGGGCTAGCGACTATTTTAACAGAGGCGATCGTCAGCTTTTCTACTGAAGCAACCTTCCCAACCCTTACCTTCTTAATGTCTGGAGCCATCAACATGTTTGTCCCATCTGCTGGTTCTCAGTTTACGGCTACTGCACCATTTTTAATTCCTGCAGGGGAAGCATTAAATGTTGATATACAAAGAACAGTAATGGCAATCACTTATGGCGATATCTGGACGAACCTGATTCAACCGTTTTGGGCATTGTTGTACTTTCCAATTTTGGCAGTAGGTACTAGATTACAAGTTCGAGATTTCATGGGTTATTGTTTGCCGATTCTTCTAGCTGTAGGTCTTATTTGGATCATTTGCCTTTCTGTACTTCCGGTTTAA
- a CDS encoding zinc-binding dehydrogenase yields MRSVILAEHGSVDQLKVSFTGNNHPLKEDEIRINVKYCALNHLDLWLRKGGTGDKLTLPRVPGSDIAGVIVKKGSAVGYLDIGEAVLLYPGVGCGHCTACLSGQESQCHEFKVVGYNIDGGYSEFITVKAKQVVQIPNDNLEKWAAVPISYITAWNALVTKAKLTSNDTLAIWGATGGLGFAATSIAHGIGARVIGIVGSEEKADFLKRYGFASEIVVRSDSLVKEIRNMTSNKGVDVVLDHVGKQTWSKSLKMLKTGGRLAFCGVTTGTKAETDLRYIFGKQLTITGSWLGNQSDFHEAVGFLRNRPHLLPFIYQVFNLDEVGEAHTLMERGDHIGKILLKV; encoded by the coding sequence GTGAGGTCTGTAATTTTAGCCGAACACGGTTCTGTTGATCAGTTAAAGGTTTCATTCACCGGAAACAATCATCCTTTAAAGGAAGATGAAATTAGGATCAATGTGAAATACTGTGCCCTTAACCATTTAGATCTATGGTTAAGAAAGGGTGGAACGGGTGACAAATTAACACTGCCCAGGGTACCAGGCAGTGATATTGCAGGTGTAATCGTTAAGAAAGGTTCCGCTGTTGGTTACCTTGATATCGGTGAAGCGGTATTGCTTTACCCGGGTGTCGGATGTGGCCACTGTACAGCATGTTTAAGCGGGCAGGAGTCCCAATGTCATGAATTTAAAGTGGTTGGCTATAACATCGATGGTGGCTATTCCGAATTCATAACCGTCAAGGCAAAACAGGTGGTTCAAATCCCGAATGATAACTTAGAAAAATGGGCGGCAGTCCCGATATCTTATATTACAGCCTGGAATGCACTCGTAACCAAAGCGAAATTGACTTCAAACGATACATTAGCCATTTGGGGTGCAACTGGAGGACTTGGATTTGCTGCGACTTCTATTGCACATGGGATCGGAGCAAGGGTGATCGGTATTGTTGGCTCTGAAGAGAAAGCCGATTTTCTAAAACGATACGGTTTTGCTAGTGAAATTGTTGTCAGGTCAGACTCATTAGTTAAGGAAATCCGTAATATGACTTCAAATAAAGGTGTAGATGTCGTTTTGGATCACGTAGGTAAGCAAACGTGGTCGAAAAGCTTAAAGATGTTAAAAACAGGTGGGCGCTTAGCCTTTTGTGGAGTCACAACCGGCACAAAAGCTGAAACCGATCTTCGGTATATATTTGGAAAACAACTCACGATTACCGGATCTTGGCTGGGGAATCAATCTGATTTCCACGAGGCAGTTGGTTTTTTAAGAAACAGACCGCATCTACTGCCTTTTATTTATCAAGTGTTCAATTTGGACGAAGTGGGGGAAGCTCACACCCTTATGGAAAGAGGAGATCATATCGGAAAAATACTTTTAAAGGTATAA
- a CDS encoding enoyl-CoA hydratase/isomerase family protein: MERKHLLIDVQNNIGTITINRPEQRNSLDVESWEELRAAIRHLNDDGEVRVIVLTGAGDKSFAAGADIKWIKDRKPLDIYGSAVQDVLLELYKSYKPIIAAVNGYALGGGCELMTACDFRIASSRAKMGQPEINLGILPAGGGTQQLTKIVGLQHAKELILTGKIISADEAYRIGLVNEVVEHEFLMDKVYSLASELASKPPVALKLAKIALNESATADLSTGLALEKALQAVLFGTKDKVEGTEAFFDKREPKFVGE, encoded by the coding sequence ATGGAACGAAAACACCTGTTAATTGATGTCCAGAACAATATCGGGACGATAACCATAAACCGGCCTGAGCAACGGAATTCATTAGATGTAGAAAGCTGGGAAGAGTTAAGAGCAGCCATCAGGCATTTAAATGATGATGGGGAGGTAAGAGTGATTGTCTTGACTGGTGCAGGAGATAAATCATTCGCAGCTGGGGCAGATATAAAATGGATCAAGGATAGAAAACCACTTGATATCTACGGATCGGCAGTTCAGGATGTATTGCTCGAACTTTACAAATCATATAAACCGATCATCGCAGCTGTAAACGGCTACGCACTTGGGGGAGGGTGCGAATTGATGACTGCTTGTGACTTTAGAATTGCAAGCAGTAGGGCGAAAATGGGTCAGCCTGAAATCAATCTTGGTATCCTGCCCGCTGGAGGGGGGACCCAACAACTAACGAAAATTGTTGGGTTACAGCATGCAAAGGAGCTTATCCTAACAGGTAAAATCATAAGTGCAGATGAGGCCTATCGGATCGGTTTAGTGAATGAAGTTGTAGAGCATGAATTCCTGATGGATAAGGTTTATTCGCTGGCATCTGAACTAGCCAGTAAGCCTCCTGTCGCTTTAAAATTAGCTAAGATTGCTCTAAATGAGAGTGCGACAGCTGATCTTTCAACCGGCTTGGCGTTAGAGAAAGCCCTCCAAGCAGTATTGTTTGGAACAAAAGATAAAGTAGAGGGAACAGAAGCATTTTTTGATAAGCGGGAGCCGAAGTTTGTAGGTGAATAG
- a CDS encoding alpha/beta hydrolase-fold protein: MIFLKNIFIFLKFCDRLIVTTNDEVVLIFTKTENAFSSRILQQKITFHHLGYQSCETGERVVLFVQDGVDYLELGSFEQSLQTVVKETNFKGQLDAYMIHPGDSWARYHYYHPNQADHKRFVAFFHEEFYPAHIPSTKGLHKVGVLGDSLAALVNVSIAAEQPERFTHLLLQSTAYEPVKLLGESLPEQVMHWKVYQLVGLKEDDFVSPLTGQKLRILTENRKLNKRLLHLQVQVEYVEKDEEHSWEFWRQNLQKAITYFLTK, translated from the coding sequence ATGATTTTTTTGAAAAATATATTCATTTTTCTGAAATTTTGTGATAGATTAATAGTAACCACAAATGACGAGGTGGTACTTATTTTCACAAAAACTGAAAACGCTTTCTCGAGCCGGATTCTGCAACAGAAGATCACCTTTCACCATTTGGGATACCAAAGCTGTGAAACTGGTGAACGAGTTGTCCTGTTTGTCCAGGATGGAGTGGATTATTTGGAGCTTGGATCCTTTGAACAGAGCTTACAGACGGTTGTGAAGGAGACCAATTTCAAAGGACAGCTTGATGCATATATGATCCACCCAGGTGATTCATGGGCTCGGTACCATTACTATCATCCGAACCAAGCAGATCATAAAAGGTTTGTCGCCTTTTTCCATGAGGAGTTTTATCCAGCACACATACCGTCCACTAAGGGACTACATAAAGTCGGAGTGCTTGGTGATTCACTTGCAGCACTCGTTAACGTCAGTATCGCCGCCGAACAACCAGAACGATTCACACATCTCTTGTTACAATCGACAGCCTATGAACCAGTGAAACTATTAGGTGAATCACTTCCAGAACAGGTCATGCATTGGAAGGTCTATCAATTGGTCGGTCTTAAGGAAGATGATTTCGTATCACCGTTGACTGGTCAGAAACTCCGGATCCTGACGGAAAACCGGAAGCTGAACAAACGCCTACTACACTTACAAGTCCAGGTTGAGTACGTCGAAAAGGACGAAGAGCATTCCTGGGAATTTTGGCGCCAGAATTTGCAAAAGGCAATCACTTACTTTCTGACAAAGTAA
- a CDS encoding 3-hydroxyacyl-CoA dehydrogenase codes for MRRNLLVVGSGIMGRGIAYASAIGGYNVTLQDILEEKLTEASDDISSYFQKGVERAKISENEAEAAKSRISYSTKLEVEATKADFVIEAVPEKIEIKRTVFETLDEHCPSDTVLATNTSTMSPTEIGAFTKRPDKVIAMHFFNPVPKMKLVEIIRGLETSDETSEITKTVAVNMKKETVIVNEFPGFVTSRISSLVGNEAFNMLMEGVGTPEEIDRAIELGLNYPMGPFKLGDMVGLDTRLSNLEYLHSTLGERFRPSPLLVKYVKAGRLGKKTGRGVYDYSTQSEALRDGTKTPVN; via the coding sequence ATGAGACGAAATTTATTAGTAGTAGGTTCAGGGATAATGGGAAGAGGTATTGCTTATGCTTCTGCAATTGGTGGATATAACGTAACATTGCAAGATATTTTGGAAGAAAAACTAACCGAAGCTAGTGATGACATTTCCTCATATTTTCAAAAAGGTGTGGAAAGAGCAAAAATTAGTGAAAACGAAGCCGAAGCTGCCAAATCTAGAATTTCATATTCGACAAAACTAGAAGTTGAAGCAACGAAAGCGGATTTTGTGATTGAAGCCGTCCCTGAAAAAATAGAAATTAAGAGAACGGTATTCGAAACATTGGACGAACACTGCCCCTCTGATACTGTACTTGCAACAAATACCTCAACAATGAGCCCTACAGAAATTGGTGCTTTTACAAAACGTCCAGATAAAGTGATTGCAATGCACTTCTTCAATCCAGTACCAAAAATGAAGCTTGTTGAAATAATAAGGGGACTGGAAACGAGCGATGAAACGAGTGAAATTACAAAGACGGTCGCCGTAAATATGAAAAAAGAAACGGTGATAGTCAATGAATTCCCTGGATTTGTTACAAGCAGAATCAGCAGTCTAGTAGGGAACGAAGCTTTTAACATGTTAATGGAAGGAGTAGGAACGCCGGAAGAAATCGATCGGGCGATAGAGCTAGGGCTTAATTATCCTATGGGACCGTTTAAATTAGGGGATATGGTCGGCTTGGATACGAGATTGAGCAACCTTGAGTATTTGCATAGTACATTAGGTGAACGTTTTCGTCCGAGTCCATTACTAGTGAAGTATGTGAAGGCAGGTCGATTAGGAAAGAAAACCGGAAGAGGAGTATATGACTACTCAACTCAAAGCGAGGCTCTAAGAGATGGAACGAAAACACCTGTTAATTGA
- a CDS encoding phenylacetate--CoA ligase family protein, translating to MGTEIPYYYKSLDWDRLVAEYEPPKEFMEGAWLWERDRIETTQFKRLKETLEKAAQIPFYQNLWKKYDFDPADVKSLDDLHKIPMYTIEDIRDSIERKPPFGDYQRYSFEDGSHTPLRFYTSGGTTGTPRPTIYSQWDREVGAILSARTFYLQGIRPGDAVINAWAYSTHNAAWIMDHGMWHWLGVTPITTSTGNVTPTNKQIELAKTFGTTSIIATSDYLLHIGDTAEKMGYDLKNDFNFKSLLAFGDTAPVEKKFGVPVYDSYAFHEVQYVAAECPAKHGLHIFEDAFIVEIVDFETGKPVPPGQRGNIVVTALYKTGTQQIRYNIQDISAMYEIEQCECGSWHRKIKYFQGRSDTMVKLRGVNVWPEACGKVIADQTETNGEYFCYVERIKGNGKPDRDEMTILVEPASDNLDSSYLQQNIEQLLNTKLGVKINVEVVQVNSLEKHTGRGHRAKLKRFEDRRPKEVKV from the coding sequence ATGGGAACTGAAATTCCTTACTATTATAAGTCATTAGATTGGGATCGATTGGTTGCTGAATATGAGCCACCAAAGGAGTTTATGGAAGGTGCTTGGCTTTGGGAACGTGACCGTATTGAAACAACACAATTCAAACGATTGAAAGAAACTTTGGAAAAAGCAGCTCAAATCCCTTTTTATCAAAATTTATGGAAAAAATACGATTTTGATCCTGCTGATGTGAAGTCCTTGGATGATCTGCACAAAATCCCTATGTACACGATCGAGGATATTCGTGACAGCATTGAAAGAAAACCACCATTCGGAGATTACCAGAGGTACTCGTTTGAAGATGGATCCCACACACCGTTACGATTCTATACGAGTGGTGGAACTACAGGGACACCGAGGCCAACGATTTACTCACAATGGGACAGAGAAGTCGGCGCAATTCTTAGTGCCAGAACGTTTTATTTACAAGGAATTCGCCCAGGGGATGCGGTAATCAATGCTTGGGCATATTCTACTCACAATGCAGCATGGATAATGGATCATGGAATGTGGCACTGGTTAGGCGTGACTCCAATTACGACAAGTACTGGAAACGTAACACCAACAAATAAACAAATTGAGCTCGCTAAAACGTTTGGCACAACTTCCATCATCGCAACTTCTGATTACCTGTTGCACATTGGGGACACAGCCGAAAAGATGGGATACGATTTGAAAAATGATTTTAACTTCAAATCACTGCTTGCGTTCGGTGATACTGCTCCAGTGGAGAAAAAGTTCGGTGTGCCGGTTTATGATTCTTATGCATTCCACGAAGTCCAGTATGTAGCAGCGGAATGCCCCGCCAAACATGGCTTACACATTTTTGAAGACGCTTTCATCGTTGAAATCGTCGACTTTGAAACAGGAAAGCCGGTGCCTCCAGGGCAAAGAGGGAATATTGTGGTCACAGCTCTTTATAAAACGGGGACTCAACAAATCCGTTACAACATACAGGATATTTCTGCGATGTACGAAATTGAACAATGCGAGTGTGGCAGCTGGCATCGGAAAATAAAGTATTTCCAGGGTCGTAGCGATACGATGGTGAAATTGCGTGGGGTAAACGTATGGCCGGAAGCATGTGGAAAGGTTATTGCCGACCAAACGGAAACGAATGGCGAATACTTCTGTTACGTCGAACGGATAAAAGGCAACGGGAAACCGGATCGTGATGAAATGACCATATTAGTTGAACCAGCTTCTGACAACCTTGATTCCTCTTACCTTCAACAAAACATCGAGCAATTATTGAATACTAAATTAGGAGTCAAGATCAATGTAGAGGTCGTTCAGGTCAATTCACTCGAAAAGCATACCGGCAGAGGACACCGTGCAAAATTGAAAAGGTTTGAAGATCGTCGTCCTAAGGAGGTAAAGGTGTGA
- a CDS encoding PIN domain-containing protein translates to MNIFLDAEIIIEDPYFKNVYHKTLLELAKKDKLKLYVSEMALSEISAKYKNQLDGILKTLNEKKESLQPFIQQDVNDLLLLAEADSYCVQLNGYFNHLVDSKILNIVPYYSNITPELVQNLAKDATVSTRNRSEYKKSIILSSYAQFIKEHHFESSIVITPNEKVYEVIFQTLNDRYRPSFYPSIKQLFKQCEEMHFHKESYEELEFPTIGEKNQYLTNLIRMNFDDVIIKKCQKYLIEQNVKFQSSNDCHIAGVGANDMEVNVYLDTVMVSGYLKLKIMNSVPEASRNRVVPDGQTVDQNLYSEEMFLLMEVIVSFSKELEAESLQIGTIQSI, encoded by the coding sequence TTGAATATTTTCTTAGACGCTGAAATTATCATTGAAGATCCTTATTTCAAGAATGTGTATCATAAGACTTTGCTTGAATTGGCCAAAAAAGACAAACTTAAACTATACGTATCAGAAATGGCCTTATCTGAAATAAGTGCAAAATATAAAAATCAGTTAGATGGCATTCTTAAGACTCTAAATGAAAAGAAGGAGTCTCTACAACCATTCATTCAGCAGGATGTTAATGATTTATTATTATTAGCAGAAGCAGATTCTTATTGCGTTCAGTTAAATGGGTATTTCAACCATCTAGTGGACAGCAAAATACTTAACATCGTCCCCTACTACAGCAACATCACACCTGAATTAGTCCAAAATTTAGCTAAGGATGCAACTGTCAGCACTAGAAACAGAAGTGAATATAAGAAATCCATAATCCTATCTTCTTATGCCCAATTCATAAAAGAACATCATTTTGAATCCTCAATTGTGATAACACCAAACGAAAAAGTCTATGAAGTTATTTTTCAAACATTAAATGATCGATATAGACCTTCCTTTTACCCCTCTATTAAACAACTTTTTAAACAGTGTGAAGAAATGCATTTTCATAAAGAATCGTATGAAGAGTTGGAATTTCCAACAATAGGAGAGAAGAATCAATATTTGACCAATCTGATTCGGATGAATTTTGATGACGTGATCATTAAAAAATGCCAAAAATATTTAATAGAGCAAAATGTAAAATTTCAATCCAGCAATGATTGCCATATAGCTGGAGTTGGGGCGAATGACATGGAGGTGAACGTTTATCTGGATACTGTTATGGTGTCCGGATATTTAAAGTTGAAGATAATGAATTCGGTTCCTGAAGCTTCCCGTAATAGAGTTGTTCCTGATGGTCAAACAGTTGATCAAAATTTATATTCTGAAGAGATGTTTTTACTTATGGAGGTGATTGTTTCATTTTCTAAAGAACTCGAAGCTGAAAGTCTACAGATAGGCACTATTCAATCCATATAA
- a CDS encoding sigma 54-interacting transcriptional regulator, whose product MKIGIISPSIEFTRIAEEVSKQTNIPVFIRQGALKRGLAQAKNLIEKHGVSVIVARGATATFLDEKLSIPVVKIKVNGFDLLKTFKQAQQLGNKIVFIDSKENHQNYDLKLLEELFSIQIILRQYQDEKDITNHIKDVAESKIANVIVGTAECLANTALKKGIKSYIVDSARESILDALNQAVETYYLYEKEKLRQTHLEAIISYAFDGVIATGFEGRVFVYNEIAEKLIGLKASEVIGRKLEKIHHPFLQKLYGDGETVEKKIVSLGSQRLVVNRIKLAESEESFVITFQEVNKLVQLDGQLRRKLHNKRFFAKHTFNDIIHESAVMQKTITIAKQFSRSGSSIFINGESGTGKELFAQSIHNESLRKEGPFVAVNCAALPRDLLESELFGYEEGAFTGAKKGGKPGLFEMAHQGTLFLDEIGELSLDLQSRLLRVLQEKEVMRIGGEKIIPVNVRIISASNKRLKHLVAENEFREDLYYRLNILQIKLPPLRERKEDLFLLIKHILGKNNIPFESLDSHLLFEMMTYNWPGNIRELENVLERVIVMKPLIPDDIRDVVFDDQHYYRRPSTSSKIEISIGSMKDMEGEIIRNLYQKYDGNKQEVAQLLGVSRTTVWKKIKELEKDLMA is encoded by the coding sequence TTGAAGATTGGAATTATCTCACCTTCCATAGAGTTTACTAGAATTGCTGAAGAAGTTTCTAAACAGACCAATATACCTGTATTTATTAGACAAGGTGCTTTGAAAAGAGGTCTTGCCCAGGCGAAAAATCTAATAGAGAAACATGGAGTATCTGTAATTGTTGCTCGTGGGGCCACAGCCACTTTTTTGGATGAAAAGCTATCCATTCCTGTCGTCAAAATAAAAGTGAATGGCTTTGATCTATTGAAAACATTTAAGCAGGCGCAACAACTAGGAAACAAGATTGTTTTTATAGACTCTAAGGAAAACCACCAAAATTATGACCTGAAATTGCTAGAGGAATTGTTTTCGATTCAGATCATCCTTCGTCAGTATCAAGATGAAAAAGATATAACCAATCACATTAAGGACGTTGCTGAGAGTAAAATTGCAAACGTAATCGTCGGGACTGCAGAGTGCCTTGCAAATACCGCACTTAAAAAAGGGATCAAATCCTATATTGTGGATTCCGCCCGTGAATCGATTTTAGACGCATTAAATCAGGCAGTAGAGACGTACTACCTATATGAAAAAGAAAAATTACGGCAAACACATCTTGAAGCAATTATTTCCTATGCTTTTGACGGTGTGATTGCAACTGGGTTCGAAGGAAGAGTATTTGTATACAATGAAATCGCTGAAAAACTGATCGGTCTGAAAGCAAGTGAGGTTATCGGGAGGAAACTTGAAAAAATCCACCATCCATTTCTTCAAAAATTGTATGGCGATGGAGAAACAGTAGAAAAGAAGATTGTTTCCTTAGGCAGCCAGAGGTTAGTTGTCAACCGAATTAAACTTGCAGAAAGTGAAGAAAGCTTTGTAATTACTTTTCAAGAGGTGAATAAATTAGTACAGCTAGATGGACAATTGCGACGGAAGTTGCACAATAAACGTTTTTTCGCGAAACATACCTTCAATGATATCATTCATGAAAGCGCTGTCATGCAGAAGACGATTACAATTGCCAAACAGTTCAGCCGTTCAGGCAGCAGCATTTTCATTAACGGAGAGAGCGGCACTGGAAAGGAATTGTTTGCCCAGAGTATACATAATGAAAGCTTACGAAAAGAGGGACCTTTCGTTGCAGTAAATTGTGCAGCACTACCGAGAGATTTATTGGAAAGTGAATTGTTTGGGTATGAGGAAGGCGCTTTTACAGGTGCGAAAAAAGGAGGAAAGCCTGGATTATTTGAAATGGCTCACCAAGGTACACTCTTTCTTGATGAAATCGGGGAGTTATCCCTCGATTTGCAATCTAGACTGCTTCGAGTACTTCAAGAGAAAGAAGTAATGCGGATCGGTGGGGAGAAGATTATCCCGGTTAATGTCAGAATCATCTCTGCTTCAAACAAACGGCTTAAACATCTAGTTGCAGAAAACGAATTCCGTGAAGACTTGTACTATCGTTTAAACATTTTACAAATTAAGCTACCACCCCTTAGGGAAAGAAAAGAAGATTTATTCCTGCTAATCAAGCATATCCTCGGAAAAAACAACATTCCATTTGAATCACTAGACAGTCATTTATTATTTGAAATGATGACCTATAATTGGCCCGGAAACATTCGCGAACTGGAAAATGTATTGGAAAGAGTAATTGTCATGAAGCCTCTCATACCAGATGACATTCGGGATGTCGTGTTTGATGATCAACATTATTATAGAAGACCTTCTACTTCCTCCAAAATCGAAATCAGTATCGGATCAATGAAAGATATGGAAGGGGAAATCATTAGAAATCTATATCAAAAATATGATGGAAACAAACAGGAAGTAGCCCAGCTTTTGGGGGTAAGTCGAACAACAGTATGGAAAAAGATAAAGGAACTTGAAAAAGACCTTATGGCTTAA